A section of the Acidobacterium capsulatum ATCC 51196 genome encodes:
- a CDS encoding LysR family transcriptional regulator, protein MLENFRLKVFRMVAEQASFRKASEVLNITQPAVSQQVHALESELETTLFDRSGNRVQLTPAGMRLLRYARRVAALAAETESELAGMQGEVAGALKLGSSTTVAQFILPQLLARFRQFHPRVKISVISGNTEWAVETLLKGSIMMGVIEGPVSNAEVYRRKILDDRMALMISGSHPWAQLKSLPLERLPEIPLLMRERGSGSRRVVESALRRAGMRMSRLNIEMELDTTGAIIAGIEAGLGAGIVSLCAVPKELRLGTIRALPVEGLDIVRPISLIRRAGPMPEGPAGAFEQMLLS, encoded by the coding sequence ATGCTTGAAAACTTCCGGCTGAAAGTCTTTCGCATGGTGGCCGAACAGGCCAGCTTTCGCAAGGCCTCAGAAGTGCTGAACATCACCCAGCCGGCGGTGAGCCAACAGGTGCATGCGCTTGAGAGCGAGCTGGAAACGACGCTCTTTGATCGCAGCGGCAATCGCGTGCAACTCACCCCTGCCGGCATGCGTCTGCTGCGCTATGCCCGCCGCGTCGCAGCGCTGGCGGCGGAGACAGAGAGCGAACTGGCCGGCATGCAGGGCGAGGTCGCGGGCGCGCTCAAGCTCGGCTCCTCCACCACGGTGGCGCAGTTCATTCTGCCGCAACTGCTGGCGCGCTTCCGGCAATTCCACCCCCGGGTAAAAATCTCGGTCATCAGCGGCAACACTGAGTGGGCCGTCGAAACGCTGCTGAAGGGCAGCATCATGATGGGCGTGATCGAGGGGCCGGTGTCGAATGCGGAAGTCTACCGGCGCAAGATTCTCGACGACCGCATGGCGCTCATGATTTCCGGCAGCCACCCATGGGCACAACTCAAGAGCCTGCCGCTCGAGCGTCTGCCCGAGATTCCCCTGCTGATGCGGGAGCGCGGATCAGGCTCGCGCCGTGTGGTGGAAAGCGCGCTGCGGCGTGCCGGCATGCGCATGAGCCGGCTCAACATCGAGATGGAGCTGGACACCACCGGCGCCATCATCGCCGGCATTGAGGCCGGGCTGGGCGCGGGCATTGTCTCTCTGTGCGCCGTGCCCAAGGAGCTGCGACTCGGCACCATCCGGGCGCTCCCGGTGGAAGGGCTCGACATCGTGCGGCCCATTTCGCTCATTCGCCGCGCAGGCCCCATGCCCGAGGGCCCGGCCGGAGCCTTTGAGCAGATGCTGCTGAGCTAG
- a CDS encoding YeiH family protein — MSKNLFYIGIILAASGLLSPPLALAAGLAYGLFVVHAYHVEAKRLSKFLLQASVVCLGFGMNLAEVVRVGKSGFLYTAIGITFAMALGTLLARALGVERVQGFLISAGTAICGGSAIAALAPVAAASEEQVAVSMGTVFVLNSVALFLFPAVGALLHLSQTQFGLWAALAIHDTSSVVGATEKYGALALAIGTTVKLARALWIVPVSVATAAVTKTRGGIKLPWFILLFCLAAVMKSYVPQLGFAYPRIDHLGELGLAVTLFLIGTGITRGTIKEVGARPMLQGVMLWAVVGSVSLFCILKGWIHL; from the coding sequence ATGAGCAAAAATCTTTTCTACATCGGAATCATACTGGCCGCGAGCGGGCTGCTTTCTCCGCCGCTCGCTCTGGCCGCCGGCCTGGCGTATGGCCTGTTCGTGGTGCATGCCTATCACGTCGAGGCGAAGCGTCTCTCAAAGTTTCTGCTGCAGGCTTCTGTCGTCTGTCTGGGCTTTGGCATGAACCTGGCCGAGGTGGTGCGCGTGGGTAAATCAGGCTTTCTCTACACAGCCATCGGCATCACCTTTGCCATGGCGCTCGGCACCTTGCTGGCGCGCGCGCTCGGCGTGGAGCGGGTGCAGGGCTTTCTGATCTCCGCCGGCACGGCCATCTGCGGCGGCAGCGCGATTGCCGCGCTCGCTCCGGTCGCTGCGGCCAGTGAGGAGCAGGTAGCCGTCTCCATGGGCACAGTATTTGTGCTCAACTCGGTTGCATTATTTCTCTTTCCTGCTGTTGGTGCTCTTCTGCATCTGAGCCAGACGCAGTTTGGGCTATGGGCAGCACTCGCGATTCATGACACCAGTTCGGTCGTGGGCGCGACGGAGAAGTACGGCGCGCTCGCCCTGGCCATTGGCACCACGGTCAAGCTCGCCCGCGCGCTCTGGATTGTCCCCGTCTCCGTGGCGACTGCCGCCGTCACAAAAACACGCGGAGGCATCAAGCTGCCGTGGTTCATTCTGCTCTTCTGTCTGGCCGCTGTGATGAAGAGCTATGTGCCGCAACTGGGCTTCGCCTATCCGAGAATCGATCATCTCGGTGAACTGGGCCTGGCAGTCACGCTCTTCCTGATCGGCACGGGAATCACCCGCGGCACCATCAAGGAAGTGGGCGCACGGCCCATGCTGCAGGGCGTGATGCTCTGGGCCGTGGTGGGTTCGGTGTCGTTGTTCTGCATTCTCAAGGGGTGGATTCACCTGTAA